The following is a genomic window from Nicotiana tabacum cultivar K326 chromosome 3, ASM71507v2, whole genome shotgun sequence.
CATCCTGCAGTATTGGTGGAGACTTTTGAACAAGGGGAATGTGTTTCATATTATGTTGATGAGCTTGAGGGCCATGAAAGACTTAAGAGCGCACTTGCTCATATTGGGACACATGCTCTTCTAAAGATGCTTTTGGTAATTTTCTCTTTATGTAGCGTGTGTGTATATATTCTAATTAAGAAAATGTTCTCTGTGTTAATTTGTCTAGATTTGCGTATAAAGCACAACATTCAATGCAAACGTGCAACCTAGGATATACTTTTAACAGAATTAAACTTCTAAAGATGTTTTTGGTATTATTATCTTTATATATGTCCGTGTGTGtggatatattttttattaagaaAGTATTCGTTATATTAATTTGTCTAAATTCAAGTATAAAGGACAAATTTAATGCAAATGTGCGACTCAAATACAAAGGTCTAATGGAATATGGAACTGCAAATATATCAGACATTATTTTTCCCTCTCAGGCCATAAAGCAGATGTTTTAGTTCAAGATTTGAGTAGAAATATGAAGCATGTATTGCAAGCAAAGCTGTAGTTATAACTAATGTGGTTAGGCCATTTTCAGACACATGGAAGTTCCTTTATTatatgaaattttcttttttgtaatTGCCTATAGTCCTTACTCCCTTTAAGAAAATGTTACATGCTGTATTTTTTCTTCTCACAATGAAGAGAGATCTATTAACAGACATATTAAGGAATTGGTTTGGATATACTATAGATGTTGCCTTTCTGAGTAATTGTTGATATACTGGCCTTCAATACTAGTAGTCAGTGCCTGTCCTTTACCCtaatttctttataaaaatactaGCCTTGAATACTGACCAGAGGCTGTTCTCTTATAGAAGATAAAGCACTGAttagttataaaaataaatatgaaggGCATTATTTTGGCATTATCAACGTTATTTTTTTCATGACTGTTATTTAGTGCTGCTTCTGTTTGTGTTATTAGTTATACTATAAAGAAGGAACAAAAAGAAGCCTTCTATGACATTTTCTTGGTTGCTTGCATGTAGTCTATTTCATTAATCTCTAGAATTTGCAATGTTGAAGAGGAAATGGCATTGGAGGATTACCTTGTCCAAAAAGTGTTTAGATGGATAAGAGCCTATTATCTCTATGTTATGTATTGGAATCACTAATTTTTACTAGCTCCTGAGTCTTTTTTCACTTCTCATATAATACCCCTTTCCCCTTTTCAGGTGGATAACTTTATTCATGCTGACATGCATCCTGGAAATATCCTTGTTCGGGTAACCCAAAGCAAGCCATCCCAGAAACGCATCTTCAAATCAAAGCCTCATGTTGTTTTCCTTGATGTAGGCATGACTGCTGAACTTTCTAAGAATGATCGACCAATATTATTGGAGTTCTTTAAGGCAATTGCTCGTCGAGATGGCCAGACTGTAGCAGAGTGCACTCTGCAGTTGTCAAAGAAACAGAATTGCCCTAATCCAGAAGCCTTCGTTAAGGTTTAGTTTCATACATCTTAAACGGATTATTTGAGAACTTTCTTTAGATGTTCTTACTTATTTCTCCAATGGTAGCTATCATTTATTGCTCCCTTGAAAAGAAAACTATAATATACTTATGCAAAGAAATTAATTGGAGATCAGATGTTGTAAAAGCAGCCCATATGCTTTGCTAGTTATCCTTCTACCCCAAATTGGCTATCAGGATTCACTTCTTGGGGATTCTGATAAAGGTTTCAAGTGTAATGTTTATTGTGAATATGGATTGTAAGAAGATGGAAAAAGAGTATGAAAATTTAGTACCAGATGTAAATTTATGTATTGTTATTGTATGTTAATTTGACTTTTCGTAGAAGTAAAATTTCCACTTCAAGGAGGTAAATCTTTTCATAACTTTCTATCATGAGAAGTAGATTAAACAAAAACTCATGGAGAGACCACCATATTCTTTCCGCAAACCCCTCTGCTCCTCTATCCTCCACCAGTGGgcgaaaagttttaaaaaaaaggttGAAATGGAGGGCAAAAGGCAATGGTGATCAAAACTAGGTGCTAATGTTCCTTATAATGATCAAAATGCATCACCAGCTTTAGCTTTTTGGCTAGGATCTACTTTCTTCATGTTTTTCAATATTTCTGCGCAAACATTCTTGTTCACGAAATTCTGATTGGTCATCTATCTGTGGATACGACTAATATTTATAGCGTGGAGTTACTCCTACTATTTTACATGATATCTTTATGCTAAAAGACTTCTTAATCTTTTTGATAAATGGAGGTGATGAATATTTGCCTTAGTTATCTACTGATGTCCTACAGGAAGTGAAGGAGTCATTTGATTTTTGGGGGACTCCAGAAGGTGATTTGATCCACCCTGCTGAGTGCATTGAACAACTTCTTGAGAAAGTTAGGCATTACAGAGTAAACATAGATGGCAATGTTTGCACTGTCATGGTGACAACTTTGGTCCTAGAGGTAATTCTTCCTTTTTCGGCAAATGTGGTGTTCTTGAATTAAATGTGGAATTGACTAACTAGCATTTCTGTATTCAAACATGTTGAAACTTACTTATAAATCTGCTGAGTAGCATTCGACGATAATCTTTCATGGGGACTACTTTTCTGGTTTAAGATTTGTTCTTCTTTTGGTACTTACTGCCTTTTGTATTTATTGCTGATAGGGCTGGCAAAGGAAGCTTGATCCTGATTATGATGTAATGCACACCCTGCAGACATTGCTGCTCAAATCTGATTGGGCAGAATCACTATCTTACACCATTGAAGGACTCATGGCCCCATGACAAGCTCTTCCAATCCTTCCTCTAACTGCGAGACAACTACTTGTaagtgtaaaataaataaatgtataTTAACCAACATAATGAAGTTTGCTTAAAGTTTTATAAAGCATTTCAGCTGGCCTGAGAGTATAGTAAGCAACCTCGGGAAGGATTTTGTCCTGTTCTTGTTGCTTTGATTCAAAAGTTACTGCCCCGGGTATTTTATCACATATATGCAAGAGGTTACAAGTAAAGAAGAATAAGGTCATTCTTcgatttgttttattttacatAATTATCAGTTAAAACTATAGTGTGTTGGTTGCCTGAATTGTCGAAAGTAAAAATCATGTGAACTTTGAAAATTTACTTGAGCGCTAATTGAAAGAAAACTAGAAGAG
Proteins encoded in this region:
- the LOC107802541 gene encoding uncharacterized protein LOC107802541: MGKMWLQVVRSTLERAGPAFIKWGQWAATRPDLFSRDLCTELSKLHTKAPEHSFAYTKKTIEKAFGRKLSEIFDEFEEKPLASGSIAQVHRASLLYRYRGRQIKPMVVAVKVRHPGVGESIRRDFEIINLVAKISKCIPKLKWLRLDESVQQFAVFMMSQVDLAREAAHLSRFTYNFRRWKDVSFPKPVYPLVHPAVLVETFEQGECVSYYVDELEGHERLKSALAHIGTHALLKMLLVDNFIHADMHPGNILVRVTQSKPSQKRIFKSKPHVVFLDVGMTAELSKNDRPILLEFFKAIARRDGQTVAECTLQLSKKQNCPNPEAFVKEVKESFDFWGTPEGDLIHPAECIEQLLEKVRHYRVNIDGNVCTVMVTTLVLEGWQRKLDPDYDVMHTLQTLLLKSDWAESLSYTIEGLMAP